In Microbulbifer agarilyticus, the DNA window CACAACCGGCACCCGCGCCTTGGCCAATTGATCGGCAACCATCCAGCCCTCGGCAGCACCCACAAGAACCAGTTTGAGCTGATACTTGTTGGCCAGTGCGAGCAATTGCAGGATATCGCTTGCGCGGTCTGCATTGATCATCATCGGTTGCTCGCCGCGCAGCAGCGGCTGCAGTGACTCGAGATCTTCCACCGAGTAATCCAGCTCACGCCACTCACCGCGGCGCACCTGATCCCGGTTTTCCGAATACTCTTTCGCCTGCGCCAGCGCATTCGCGATTTGCGCATACGCCATGGCGCGACTGCCGCCGGCCAGTTCCGCACCGTATTCACCGAAGTAAGCGCGCTGTACCAAGTTGGGCTTGGTCACACTGTCGAAGTCACCGGTCAACTTGATCGCAAAGCCCTGCCCCGCGAAAACTTTTTCACTGCTGTAAGGCAGCACCACCGCGCGCGTCAGGCCACCGGCCCGGTTAAACGGAATCAGTGTGGAACGCGGGTTAAATGCCACCACCGGATCAAAACCGGCACCGATAGACTGCTCTTCGATTGCCCCATCGTTAGTGGAGGCCGCAGCGCCGATTTCCGTCAGCCCGAGCTCACTGCTCGGCGCAATCAAGCCTGGCGTGACCACCTTGCCGCGGCCGTCGATCACCAGGTCAGCGGAAATATCACCCAAATCTTCGGCAATCTGCGCAATTTGCCCGTCGCGCACCAACAGGTCACCGCTCTCAAG includes these proteins:
- a CDS encoding amidohydrolase family protein, which translates into the protein MRISINVKTKLKASLFGLVCLVGTASAETILIKDAQIVTLGEQGTLESGDLLVRDGQIAQIAEDLGDISADLVIDGRGKVVTPGLIAPSSELGLTEIGAAASTNDGAIEEQSIGAGFDPVVAFNPRSTLIPFNRAGGLTRAVVLPYSSEKVFAGQGFAIKLTGDFDSVTKPNLVQRAYFGEYGAELAGGSRAMAYAQIANALAQAKEYSENRDQVRRGEWRELDYSVEDLESLQPLLRGEQPMMINADRASDILQLLALANKYQLKLVLVGAAEGWMVADQLAKARVPVVVDVLGNTPDAFEKLGARMDNAALLHDAGVTVAISGPGYAGSHNSYLSRQAAGNAVAYGLPFEEGVRAITANVAQTFGMDAGVLAPGNTAELVLWSGDPLEITSFAELVMIDGKPQSLVNRSTRLRDRYLNPKAGTEHGYKK